In the Diorhabda carinulata isolate Delta chromosome 9, icDioCari1.1, whole genome shotgun sequence genome, one interval contains:
- the LOC130898297 gene encoding zonadhesin-like, whose amino-acid sequence MNNSFLLFFVLFFTTKTINAGLIDCPPNSELRSLGGSNCYTPVPTCQDPNPSNVTNPDGICFTDLVSGCWCNDGYLMNDNTCVLKENCP is encoded by the exons ATGAACAATagtttcttgttattttttgttctatttttcaCTACCAAGACGATTAATG CCGGATTAATAGATTGCCCACCAAATTCAGAATTGAGGAGCCTTGGAGGATCTAACTGCTACACTCCCGTACCTACGTGTCAAGATCCAAACCCATCGAATGTTACTAATCCGGATGGCATTTGTTTCACAGATTTAGTAAGCGGGTGTTGGTGTAATGACGGATACTTAATGAATGATAACACATGTGTGCTCAAAGAAAATTGTCCTTAA